Below is a genomic region from Blochmannia endosymbiont of Camponotus modoc.
TTTTTCCATTTTATTGGGATATTTTTATTGAATAACAATATTTTACAGATTCTGTTTATTGGAGACAATAATTCATGTTTACGGGAAGTATAGTAGCGTTAATTACCCCAATGGATCTAAAGGGTGCTGTAGATCGAATAAGTTTAAAAAAACTTGTTGATCATCATGTAGTTAGTGGTACGTCAGCTATTGTTTCCGTCGGTACAACTGGAGAGATGTCTGGGCTTACACATGAAGAGCATGTTGATGTGGTTATGCGAACCTTAGAGTTTAGCGATGGTAGATTGCCCATTATAGCGGGTACTGGTGCTAATTCAACGGCAGAGGCGATTGAATTAACTAATAAATTTAATGATAGTGATATAGCAGCTTGTTTAAGCGTAACCCCTTATTATAATCGTCCCAATCAAGAAGGATTATTTCAGCATTTTAAGGCTATTTCAGAAAGCACAGAGTTACCTCAGATATTGTATAACGTTCCAGTACGTACTGGTTGCGATATGTTACCGATTACTGTTTCTCGTTTAGCAAAGATAAAAAATATAGTTGGTATTAAAGAGGCGACAGGAAACTTAAATCGAGTAAATCAATTAAAACAGTTAGTTCATGAAGATTTTATTTTGTTGAGCGGAGATGATTTAAGTGCATTAGATTTTATGAAACTTGGGGGAGTTGGAGTAATTTCCGTTACAGCAAATATTGCTGCAAAGGAAATGGCTGAGTTATGTAAGTTAGCAAATGAAAACGATTTTTCAAACGCACAACATATTAACCAGCGCTTGATGCCTGTGCACCAAGCGCTATTTATTGATTCTAATCCTATACCAGTGAAATGGGCTTGCAAAGAATTAGGATTAATATCGCATTATGTTTTGCGTTTGCCTATGACTGTTTTATCTGAAGTACATCGTGATGTGCTAAAAAAAGCTTTAATAGATTCAGGGTTATTTTATGATCGGTCTAATTATAAATAATTATTTGTATAAGGGTTATAATGTTAACTTTTTTAGAGATTTTGTGTATGGTATTATTATCAGCTTGTTCTTTCGGAATATGCAAGGAAGATCGTTGTAAGCTGAATGGTGATTTATCATATTTAGATGTTGCATCTTTGGAGGAATTAAATATACCGGAAGATTTAGATGGCGCATTACCTATATCATATGATGATTATGTTGTTCCTGATGTTATCAGAGAAGATAACATCATTTCTCAAAAAGTAGGTAAACAACTAAACATATGTCCTCCGTCAATTTTTTCTACAGATATGTCACATGAATCATGTTTAATTAACATTGAAGATTAATTTTAATATAAGTATCAGGTAATGCCTGTTTGTTGAAATTATTTTCAATATATGTATTAAAAAATAATTACTACATGTTTATTATTCGGTTATTAAATTGCTCCTTCATATATATATTCCCATAATAAAAAATGTATCTTAGCCTCAGAGCTG
It encodes:
- the dapA gene encoding 4-hydroxy-tetrahydrodipicolinate synthase gives rise to the protein MFTGSIVALITPMDLKGAVDRISLKKLVDHHVVSGTSAIVSVGTTGEMSGLTHEEHVDVVMRTLEFSDGRLPIIAGTGANSTAEAIELTNKFNDSDIAACLSVTPYYNRPNQEGLFQHFKAISESTELPQILYNVPVRTGCDMLPITVSRLAKIKNIVGIKEATGNLNRVNQLKQLVHEDFILLSGDDLSALDFMKLGGVGVISVTANIAAKEMAELCKLANENDFSNAQHINQRLMPVHQALFIDSNPIPVKWACKELGLISHYVLRLPMTVLSEVHRDVLKKALIDSGLFYDRSNYK
- a CDS encoding outer membrane protein assembly factor BamC encodes the protein MVLLSACSFGICKEDRCKLNGDLSYLDVASLEELNIPEDLDGALPISYDDYVVPDVIREDNIISQKVGKQLNICPPSIFSTDMSHESCLINIED